AGCTCCACCCACAGATATAGCTGTGAACCCACCTACCGACTCAACCCCACCCCCACCAAACAACCCTCCATCCAATCCCCCCATCGAAGCAAATCCTCCCATCAACGCAGCTCCCCCACCAAACGAACCCCTCGAGGCCGCCAAACCCGAACCCATACAACCCGTTGACCCAGCGCCGCCTATTCCTGGGGAACTTGGCACTGGCGATGGGGTATCTTTGTAGTTTTAGTTTCTCATCATTCTGTTAAATGAATGCTTAGTTTTTCAACCCGAcagaaatcttcatttttcgTCATGATATGGTGTGATGATAGTGTACTATGGTACCTAGTCCTGCAATTTTACAGGAATGTGGACATTGGCGCTTCGGCGTTTTGCATTATGTGGTGGAATGGGTAagaaatgtatatatagaatatagaatacaGATTCGTAAAGCATCTTCGTGATATTATTCTTCGATGAATCGATGTAGCCACATGAGAAATTTAGCAAGAGCATACTAAAGCTGAAGGAGCAAGCGATTCTGTCTACTCATCAGCCTTTCACGAACCAGTTTCATATACATTTCAAAGAAACGACAAGATGCAAGATATCGAGTGTTTTTGATTCTCAATCTAGATGATCTATATTTAGACTTTATAAGTAATCTTACTTGAGAGAAGATTCCTCTCTCCCACTCGGGCTTCCATGATGTACTCGGTATGCAAACTACATTCGTGTTTTCACAAGAGCAGCATCTTTCCCTAGATACGACATGTCTGTCGTCATACCATCTCCAAAGCCACGACCAACAAACCAACACGATGAAAATGACTTTTAGACTCCAGGAATATATGCAATCCTCCTACAGCATGTCctacacatcacatcacatcatatcatatcatatcatatccattCCATAACCCTCGTTCATCCTTGCTCTCGAAACGAGAAAGCGCCACAGATAAGGTAGTCCATGCATCACTTCTCCTCCCTAATAGGCAACGCCTCGTTCTTCTCCACCAGCTCGCCCACCCCCAATCCCCTCCCTACCTTgaccttcctcttcttttcgcCCGCCTCTGCAtccttcccctcctcaatCGCCTTCACATCCTTTGCGCTTCCTGCGCTCCCGACCGCCTCGCCCTCgtccccctcctcctcatccaatATCTGCTCCCGGATATACGACAGATCCAAATTCATCGAATAGGCATCTTCGCCATCGGCATAGTACTTTGCCTCGATTTTTTCCGTCTGGAAACCGAGAGTGTCGCGGTAGAGACGCAGCGCGGCTTGGTTGGAGACGCGGACGTGCAGGGAGACGTATTGTGCGGAGAAGGTTTCGACCATGGCTTTTTCTGTTGTTTTTGGGGGAGGTGGTTAGCTTTTGGGTTTGTACGGTTGCGGATGGTGTGGTTTTGCTCGCTGTCCTGAGCCTGGTTTCCCGGGGGtagagaatggaatgggaatgggaatggggtgAGCAGGACAAGGAGAGAACGTACGACTCTGTCTCATGAGTTTTTCAGCAATTCCAAGACGTCGATGGGTGCGCATAACACTCAGACTGGTAATGTGACCGTGTTGAACGCCATCGGCAGgatcttcttccattttcgCAAGGACATAGCCGACGATGCGGGGGTAGTCGTAGGGGGTTTTCTGGGGACGCGAGACGTCGACTGCGACGAAGGAGAGTTGTGGCCAGGAGAGGGCATGGTAGAGGTAATATTTCATGAAATAGCTAGAGGGGGTTAGTTTTGGAGGGGTAGCGAGAAgaaggagggggggggggaatggagggaaggaggggaagaaCGAACTTTTCGGGGAGATTGGTGATGTTGGCATGTTGAACATGCGGAATATCCGACGAGCGCAATAGTCTAATATCCatgtttttttattaatgCGACAAAGATTCTTAGAAATTTACTTTTTCGGTGGATGGCTGTAAGTGATTCAAAGTGGAATAGCTGGTTGGTTGTTTCGAGCTCGGTTTGACAGGTCAACAATTGGTTGTATTGTGTAATGCAAAGCTTCCTCGCAACTCACTTGTCACTGGTGCGCTTAACCGATAAGAACTAAGGAAATGATAAATGGACCCCGGGGATTTCTATGCCGACAATTAGGTATAACCCCACCATAGATAGAATGCTCAAGTGATGTATGGTGGGGGTATGAGGAAGGGGGATAGGTAGGTCAGTGAGGTGAAGTTGGAACTGTTTGTTGCGCATATATAAAGACCGAGTAGacgttttctttttgttgttgtttgctTGCTTCAATTCCTCATTGATTGATCAAGCGATCCAGTAACCAAGAGATAAAAGTGCAATTATCACTTCTAAGACTAAACTGCTCGAGGGattcatatcacatcacatcagaAACTACACAATGGCTTCAAATAGACCTTTAGAGGGCAAACTTGCTATCATTACTGGTGCTTCTAGAGGTGAGTTGATTGCTTATTATCACATTTATTCTACAAATCTCTTTCCATGTTCCCCAAGCCTTCTCTCCGCTCTACCCATCCAGTTATACAATCTATAAAAACAACACCCACTGATCAAAACCCCAGGAATCGGAGCTGCAATTGCCGAAAACCTCGCATCAAAGGGCGCCAACCTTGTCTTAAACTACACATCCAATTCCTCCGCTACTCTCACCACTGCGCTCTCCAAGAAGCTTGAAGAAAGCCATAACATCAAAACTTTCATCGTCCAAGCCGATGTATCTGAGAAATCCGGCGCAGACACCATCATCAGCACCACTAAATCCCATTTCTCAGATGCCACCGgaaaatttcaaatcgaTATTCTGGTAAATAATGCAGGTGTGTCTCGAAACACACCCATCCCAGACATCACAATCGATGACTTCAACTGGCAATATAAAATCAACGTGCTTggtcctcttcttctcctacAAGCCGCACTAGACTATCTTCCCCACGATAGATCCGGCCGCATCATTAATCTCGGTTCCGTCTCTAGTTCCGAGGGTTTCTGGGGCCAAACGGTATATGGTGGTACCAAAGCAGCTGTAGATGCCATGACACGAACCTGGGCACGCGAATTGCATGATCGCGTAACCGTAAACTCCATTAATCCAGGTCCTGTGAAGACAGATATGTGGGCAGGTACCACTGCGGGATTCAAGAAGGAGCTGAAACCTTGGATTGAAAGTACTCCGGGAAGCAAAATCAGGCCGGAGTTGGATGACCAGGATTTGGTGGATGATGCGCCAAATGCTGGAGGCAGACCAGCTTATACTTCTGAGATTGCGGGGATCGTGGGCATGTTATGTACGAGTGATAGTCAATGGTGTACTGGACAGGTTGTATGTGCGAATGGTGGAATGGTTTTAAGATAGTGTTGTTGATGTGTAGTTTTGGGAATGAAGTCTTGATTCGTGAATAGTTGATAGTGGATAGATTCTAGGCAGATTCTAATTGGATATCAGTATGACCATGCATATTGAAAAAGTCAATACTGTGTCTTGTTGGACTTAGCAGACATTTTTATCTGCCATGAAAGTGGGAAATCATGAATCGAAACCAATCCGTCATTATTAACCCCTGATTTTCGACAGATGTCATTTGGTATGATCTCGCTAGGTCGAGGGCGATAGACATATCAAGTTCGGATGAATATGTGCGAAGCTTTCTTTATATGTATGGAGAATAACTTTTGGGGCTGAAGATACAAAGATTTCTGAGGAGTTGACGTGGAACGAGAACCTCTCGGATATTCTTTAATGCTAAGGTAACGATGACGTTATAAGATTGCATCGATATCTGGCCCCGTCAATAAcgtataatattttgatgaagtCGTCGCTTGTTTGCGACTGGAACTTTATAGTGAATTCGGTGGTATAGGGaggatgataatgatatcttTTGGGATGGAATCGGTCGGCTTCGAGTCCGGCATGATTCGGGTCAACTCGACGGTTCTCGGGTGGCGATCTGTTTTTAGGATGAAGAATCGGCACACTGGTGCTCGAACTTGTTTAAGATTCGGAGGAATTTCATTCGTCGACACATTCCCAGATTGCCGCTGTTTCCTATCGAAATGTACTTTTCTTTGGCCGTGATATTACAAGAGGGTTCCGATTGTCATTTGTCGATGTGTAGATGAGGTTCACGTCTTACGTGGCACCATAGAATATATGCACATTCTATGGTCCTTCCGAGAGGCACCTCGTTTTTGCGCCTGACACCACAAAAATTTCACTATCTTGTTCGACGCAAATCAG
Above is a genomic segment from Botrytis cinerea B05.10 chromosome 4, complete sequence containing:
- the Bcard1 gene encoding Bcard1, whose translation is MDIRLLRSSDIPHVQHANITNLPENYFMKYYLYHALSWPQLSFVAVDVSRPQKTPYDYPRIVGYVLAKMEEDPADGVQHGHITSLSVMRTHRRLGIAEKLMRQSQKAMVETFSAQYVSLHVRVSNQAALRLYRDTLGFQTEKIEAKYYADGEDAYSMNLDLSYIREQILDEEEGDEGEAVGSAGSAKDVKAIEEGKDAEAGEKKRKVKVGRGLGVGELVEKNEALPIREEK